From Theileria annulata chromosome 1, complete sequence, *** SEQUENCING IN PROGRESS ***, one genomic window encodes:
- a CDS encoding SMC-like protein, putative (Although this protein shows FASTA and BLAST similarity to SMC proteins, there is no hit in Pfam database for SMC_N & SMC_C domains; thus this protein is annotated as possible SMC-like protein) translates to MAVSGEIIIEKFFLEGKSAIVQGIALCFGATGHSVGRDASLNHYIKDYHLKNGPSCAKIEMYISNSGPNSYEPEVYGDVIILSRTIYKNGSTYYLAGSLVKKTPIDRKTLNQYLRKIKLNVLLNQLHTLLIYLLINNPTTYMDQEMCKSFFFQSSSHSFYKYYSSCAGLDKMEEKINTEKKNLEDCKAELRIRKKVLEPDQQKLEQLLKQIESFEQKLNEWKSAKESYKLALYKESVEDYESAKLKYEKQKSNDPTEQITQKEESITQLNTQLAQLKSEINDLITNSMELKDKIRTESDSVSICEDSIKELKTSMVALESNIAQVENDLKKFKTDEKQSETNSRTELDELRKELQLISEEYEKLEEEHQLLLSELTSYEEANNEIESQMKQINSDLEDMKRDYEAVKSNDSNTFLTSRFMLYKYNPVHVRETIQKMKSSSLFVHEPIGPVGEYLRVVQSVPSWKVLPIVERHLKKFLFNWVVHTEQDRVALQKILVENGCDSNNIFITKTNLFTRKTDTLEKAQKEVDEVGFNSVILNFLDVNEIPSVLINIMIDSFNISKTAICKDEKEMIKVLKDEKMKITAAYTINSVDFGKRVNGALFLTPAYDKNPFHYRFVRYSCQEEVDPVYDLKQRMLDLKTRENTLKKYSKELHAELVANKKKVNSTNNKINSINNKKTQLITEKTKLEADLNSQMEIEQLLNNNEAIEEVINLRTKYTEQLASLKKQMSEYEDKLDVVLRDKMNHEENMRTLNTSLESVLGTISNKKMESNKTQTSINSCKSEIKQFLRESINYNTILKDCENSMNEAQKQLKKCENDLKESGIDYSGELPPKKSQEYLRIMNTSREILSSIVDSSSGIENYLESLKAKYFEAEESLKDKMANLLETQKNYSRQKTNYASRLKLFDEYRLRMERLAKAVFKSTLDSVCGYDGNLIFNDLNR, encoded by the exons ATGGCCGTAAGTGgagaaataataattgaaaaattcTTTTTAGAGGGCAAAAGCGCAATAGTACAGGGTATAGCACTATGTTTTGGAGCAACGGGTCACTCGGTAGGCCGCGATGCTAGCTTAAATCACTACATTAAAGATTATCACCTTAAAAATGGCCCTAG TTGTGCTAAAATCGAGATGTATATATCGAACAGTGGACCAAACAGTTATGAACCTGAAGTTTACGGAGATGTTATAATACTATCAAG AACAATTTATAAGAATGGGTCCACCTATTATTTGGCTGGTTCACTGGTTAAGAAAACACCAATTGATCGCAAAACATTAAATCAATACCTAAGAAAGATTAAACTCAACGTACTACTTAACCAACTCCACACACTActcatttatttatta ATAAATAACCCTACTACTTATATGGACCAAGAGATGTGTAAGTCGTTCTTCTTCCAGTCGAGCTCTCACAGTTTTTACAAGTACTACAGCTCCTGTGCAGGACTAGAC aaaatgGAAGAAAAGATTAACACTGAAAAAAAGAACTTAGAAGACTGTAAGGCTGAGTTAAGAATAAGGAAAAAGGTTTTGGAGCCGGACCAGCAGAAGTTAGAGCAGCTTTTGAAACAAATTGAGTCTTTtgaacaaaaattaaacgaGTGGAAGTCAGCAAAGGAATCATACAAATTGGCGCTATATAAGGAATCAGTGGAAGATTACGAGTCAGCCAAGCTAAAATATGAGAAACAGAAATCAAATGATCCAACGGAACAAATTACTCAGAAGGAAGAATCAATCACACAACTAAATACACAACTGGCTCAACTTAAAAGTGAAATCAACGATCTTATAACTAATTCCATGGAACTTAAAGATAAAATCAGAACTGAGTCAGACTCAGTATCTATCTGTGAAGATTCAATCAAGGA gCTGAAAACTTCGATGGTGGCCCTGGAATCTAACATAGCCCAAGTTGAAAATGACCTTAAAAAGTTCAAAACTGAT GAAAAACAATCTGAAACTAACTCTAGAACTGAACTTGATGAATTAAGAAAG GAACTCCAATTGATAAGTGAAGAGTATGAAAAATTGGAAGAAGAACACCAGTTACTATTGTCAGAATTGACATCATACGAGGAAGCTAACAATGAAATTGAATCCCAAATG AAACAAATTAACTCTGATCTGGAGGACATGAAACGTGACTATGAAGCTGTCAAATCTAATGATtcaaatacatttttaactTCGAGATTCATGCTGTACAAGTATAAT CCGGTGCATGTTCGAGAAACAATACAAAAGATGAAGTCCTCAAGCTTATTTGTACACGAACCGATAGGCCCAGTAG GAGAATATTTGAGAGTTGTTCAATCAGTGCCATCGTGGAAAGTTTTGCCAATAGTAGAGAGacatttgaaaaaatttcTATTTAATTGGGTGGTTCATACAGAACAAGATAGAGTCGCATTACAG AAAATACTAGTTGAAAATGGCTGTgatagtaataatatattcataacAAAGACAAACCTGTTTACCAGAAAAACAGATACGTTAGAAAAGGCACAGAAGGAAGTGGATGAAGTCGGCTTTAATTCCgtgattttaaatttcctTGATGTAAATGAGATCCCATCAGTACTAATAAACATCATGATCGACTCCTTTAATATCTCGAAAACAGCCATTTGTAAAGATGAAAAGGAGATGATAAAGGTGCTGAAGGAcgaaaaaatgaaaatcaCAGCAGCATACACCATTAATAGCGTTGATTTCGGCAAAAGAGTAAATGGAGCACTCTTTCTGACCCCAGCCTACGACAAGAACCCATTCCACTATCGTTTCGTTAGATATTCGTGCCAAGAAGAGGTTGACCCAGTATATGACTTAAAACAGAGAATGTTAGACCTCAAAACAAGAGAAAACACCCTTAAAAAGTATTCTAAGGAACTTCATGCCGAGTTGGTAGCTAACAAAAAGAAAGTCAACtctacaaataataaaattaactcaATCAATAATAAGAAAACACAACTTATAACTGAAAAAACGAAACTTGAAGCGGATTTGAACTCACAAATGGAAATTGAACAGCTTTTAAACAAT aATGAAGCAATTGAAGAAGTTATAAATCTCAGAACGAAATATACCGAACAGTTGGCCTCCCTTAAGAAGCAAATGAGTGAATATGAGGATAAACTTGACGTTGTTTTGAGAGATAAAATGAACCACGAGGAAAATATGAGGACTCTGAACACATCTCTTGAGTCTGTTCTTGGAACAATATCAAATAAGAAAATG GAATCGAATAAAACACAGACTTCGATAAATAGCTGTAAAAGTGAGATAAAGCAATTCTTGAGAGAaagtataaattacaaCACGATACTGAAAGATTGTGAGAATAGTATGAACGAAGCGCAAAAGCAATTGAAG AAATGTGAAAATGACCTAAAAGAGTCTGGAATAGACTATTCGGGTGAGCTTCCACCGAAGAAATCACAGGAGTACCTGAGAATCATGAATACTAGTCGGGAGATTCTGTCCTCAATTGTGGATTCATCAAGCGGTATAGAAAATTATCTGGAG AGCCTAAAGGCCAAATATTTTGAGGCTGAGGAGTCTTTGAAGGACAAAATGGCGAACCTGTTGGAAACCCAAAAGAACTACTCAAGACAGAAGACAAACTATGCAAGCagattaaaattgtttgaTGAATATAGACTTAGAATGGAAAGGCTG gCCAAGGCTGTCTTTAAAAGCACACTTGATTCTGTTTGTGGGTATGATGGgaatttaatattcaaTGACCTCAACAGGTAA
- a CDS encoding long-chain-fatty-acid--coa ligase, putative yields the protein MVPNEADFPGFYSVPIVGSEKEGFSPVYRHPKYEKVLDASHYGDFKTSWDLFQAGLKRNPDAPCVGKRERLPDGKLGNFQFNTYSEFFQTTKIVGSSLVNHNLVKEQKVSHGSTQLTCKLVGLFLPSCEEWLLLEQACCGYGFTLVPIYTTLGTESILFVLSNTGLELLFCTEDNAEKLFEVLSLSKTKLPLKNLVLVNSTSVNEKLLNNPHNLNFMLWSDFLKKGKENELEPSPGHPDSLNIISYTSGTTGSPKGVMITHKNFIDTVLVTVEGVCRPMGVDESYFSCHLSYLPMAHMFEKDFVNAVFYFGGKVGIYSGDVKLILDDLQTLKPTLFISVPRLYQRIHDKILSGVQTKSGLIRYLFSRGLESKMNRIRNQGVYTHRFYDKLIFDKVNRLLGGNLKWMFVGSSCLSEMVIDRVRAMVGKPLFWGYGLTECCAGAFVQNINDRNPLNLGGPSPGFQFRIRSIPELNYFVDKKPIRGELLLRGTNVSIGYFKMEEMTKEVFQDGWLYTGDVVELMENGSVKVIDRIKQVFKLSQGEYVAPEFVESALNSCIYIAQSYVVGNSDENYPLAVVVPDEEALKNWKKNNGLTKSTLSELCKNPQFKKFLFNELENVMTKSNVKGYNRVKDIYLHDELFSVENNLLTVTFKLKRNFLRQKFQNEIDQMYASLKNSAEL from the exons ATGGTTCCAAATGAGGCGGACTTCCCTGGATTCTATTCCGTTCCGATTGTTGGCAGCGAGAAAGAAG GTTTTAGTCCAGTATACAGACACCCTAAATACGAGAAAGTACTAGATGCATCACACTATGGTGATTTCAAAACTTC ttgGGATCTTTTCCAAGCTGGATTGAAAAGAAACCCAGACGCTCCATGCGTAGGAAAAAGAGAACGGCTTCCAGATGGAAAACTAGGAAATTTCCAATTTAACACATACTCGGAA TTCTTCCAAACCACTAAAATAGTGGGCAGTTCCCTCGTTAATCATAACCTAGTGAAGGAACAAAAAGTATCTCACGGTTCCACTCAGTTAACCTGTAAATTAGTTGGGCTATTTCTCCCAAGCTGTGAAGAGTGGCTGCTTCTAGAGCAAGCATGCTGTGGTTACGGTTTTACACTAGTTCCAATCTATACAACCCTAGGAACTGAATCTATCCTATTCGTATTATCCAACACGg GGCTTGAATTGTTATTTTGTACGGAGGACAACGCAGAAAAACTCTTTGAAGTCCTCTCGTTGTCAAAAACCAAGTTACCACTAAAAAATTTGGTGCTTGTTAACTCAACATCAGTTAATGAGaaactattaaataacCCACACaatcttaattttatgCTTTGGTCTGATTTTTTGAAAAAG GGAAAGGAGAATGAATTGGAGCCATCGCCAGGTCATCCCGACTCCCTTAATATAATTTCGTATACCTCCGGAACAACGGGCTCCCCAAAGGGTGTTATGATCACAcataaaaatttcattgACACTGTATTGGTAACTGTGGAAGGAG tgTGCAGACCGATGGGAGTAGACGAAAGCTACTTCTCCTGCCATCTCAGCTACTTACCAATGGCCCACATGTTCGAAAAGGACTTTGTTAATGCAGTTTTCTATTTTGGAGGAAAAGTTGGAATCTACTCAGGG GACGTTAAGCTTATACTCGATGATCTGCAGACACTCAAACCAACACTGTTCATCAGTGTACCACGCCTCTATCAAAGAATACATGACAAGATCCTCTCAGGAGTTCAAACTAAATCAGGACTCATCCGATACCTCTTCTCCAGAGGACTTGAATCCAAAATGAACAGAATCAGAAACCAAGGAGTTTATACACATAGATTCTATGACAAA TTGATATTCGACAAAGTTAATAGATTATTGGGAGGGAATTTGAAGTGGATGTTCGTTGGCTCATCATGTTTGAGCGAAATGGTAATTGATAGAGTTAGAGCAATGGTAGGAAAGCCCTTGTTTTGGGGTTATGGACTGACTGAGTGCTGTGCAGGAGCATTTgtacaaaatataaatgacAGAAACCCATTGAACCTAGGAGGACCCTCACCAGGATTCCAGTTCAGAATAAGGTCAATCCCTGaactaaattattttgtgGACAAAAAACCAATTCGAGGAGAGCTTCTTTTAAGAGGAACAAATGTATCAATAGGATATTTCAAGATGGAAGAAATGACCAAAGAAGTATTTCAAGACGGCTGGCTTTATACAGGAGACGTTGTTGAGCTCATGGAAAATGGCAGTGTTAAGGTTATTGACCGCATTAAGCAGGTCTTCAAACTATCACAAGGCGAGTACGTAGCACCTGAGTTCGTGGAATCGGCACTCAACTCTTGCATCTACATCGCACAGTCGTACGTGGTTGGAAACTCAGACGAGAACTACCCACTCGCAGTGGTTGTCCCAGACGAGGAGGCACTTAAAAACTGGAAAAAAAACAATGGATTGACAAAATCAACCCTGAGTGAACTGTGCAAAAATCCACAATTCAAAAAGTTTTTATTCAAC GAGTTGGAAAATGTGATGACGAAATCAAATGTAAAGGGATATAACAGAGTTAAGGACATCTATCTACACGACGAGCTCTTTTCAGTGGAAAATAATCTATTAACAGTAACCTTCAAACTCAAAAGAAACTTCCTGAGACAAAAATTCCAAAATGAGATCGATCAAATGTATGCATCGCTCAAAAATTCAGCTGAATTGTAA